Proteins from one Gemmatimonadota bacterium genomic window:
- a CDS encoding bifunctional UDP-3-O-[3-hydroxymyristoyl] N-acetylglucosamine deacetylase/3-hydroxyacyl-ACP dehydratase, with protein sequence MLKRQRTIKSSASIKGIGLHTGGRATITFKPGAVNDGIRFVRVDHPDRLEIPADIDYVIDTTRGTNLARDGVRIHTVEHVLAAVAGLGLDNIRIELDGDEPPICDGSAIPFVNALIEAGIVEQDAPREYLELDNPVLYSERENGLLKELVVMPSDDFHLTYMVDYQKSNLASQHTVLYSLEDEFVTEFAPARTWTFLSDVKALRERGLIKGGSLESAVVIADMDLSDEELDELKDLFGVEDRVVIGENGIVGAQPLRFDNEPCRHKALDLIGDLALLGAPLRAQVFGARSSHAANVELVRRIRGACVKKKPETETGNADPPAPAPSESEPESVLDIEDILRILPHRYPFLLIDRVTHIEPGKRVTALKNVTINEPFFAGHFPGHPVMPGVLIVEAMAQAGGLLLLNTIDEPKSKMAYFMGIDHARFRRLVKPGDQIRFELETIRMRMHACKMEGKAYVNDELVAEATLMAMITDRADRVEQTDRADQTDRVDQADRADQADRADRADRADRADREAPQ encoded by the coding sequence ATGCTCAAACGCCAGCGTACCATCAAGTCCTCGGCGTCCATCAAGGGCATCGGCCTGCATACCGGAGGACGGGCGACGATCACGTTCAAGCCCGGTGCCGTAAACGACGGGATCCGTTTCGTACGCGTCGACCATCCCGACAGGCTGGAAATTCCGGCGGACATAGACTACGTGATCGATACGACCCGGGGGACGAACCTGGCGCGGGACGGCGTCCGGATCCACACCGTGGAGCACGTCCTGGCCGCCGTCGCGGGCCTGGGCCTGGACAATATCCGGATCGAACTGGACGGGGACGAGCCGCCGATCTGCGACGGTAGCGCCATACCCTTTGTGAACGCGTTGATCGAAGCGGGCATCGTCGAACAGGACGCCCCCAGGGAATACCTGGAACTGGACAACCCCGTGCTGTATTCGGAGCGGGAGAACGGCCTGCTTAAGGAACTCGTCGTCATGCCCTCCGACGATTTCCATCTCACCTACATGGTCGACTACCAGAAATCCAACCTGGCCAGCCAGCACACCGTACTCTATTCCCTGGAAGACGAATTCGTCACCGAGTTCGCCCCGGCGCGGACCTGGACCTTCCTGAGTGACGTGAAGGCCCTGCGCGAAAGAGGACTGATCAAGGGCGGCAGCCTGGAAAGTGCGGTGGTAATCGCGGACATGGACCTGTCCGACGAGGAACTGGACGAGTTGAAGGATCTGTTCGGTGTGGAGGATAGGGTGGTGATCGGTGAGAACGGGATCGTGGGCGCCCAGCCGCTGCGGTTCGACAACGAGCCCTGCCGCCACAAGGCCCTCGACCTGATCGGCGACCTGGCCCTGCTCGGAGCGCCGCTCAGAGCGCAGGTGTTCGGCGCGCGTTCCTCCCATGCCGCCAACGTGGAACTCGTGCGAAGGATCCGCGGCGCGTGCGTGAAGAAGAAGCCGGAAACAGAAACAGGGAATGCCGATCCGCCTGCACCTGCTCCGTCTGAATCTGAACCCGAATCGGTCCTGGACATCGAGGACATCCTGCGCATCCTCCCCCACCGGTATCCCTTTCTGCTCATCGACCGGGTGACCCACATTGAACCGGGGAAGCGGGTGACCGCGCTGAAGAACGTGACCATCAACGAGCCTTTCTTCGCGGGCCACTTCCCCGGCCATCCCGTCATGCCAGGCGTCTTGATCGTCGAGGCCATGGCGCAGGCGGGCGGTCTGCTGCTGCTCAACACGATCGATGAGCCGAAAAGCAAAATGGCGTATTTCATGGGCATCGACCATGCCCGCTTCCGGAGACTGGTAAAACCCGGCGACCAGATCCGTTTCGAGTTGGAAACGATCCGGATGCGCATGCACGCATGCAAGATGGAAGGCAAGGCTTACGTTAACGATGAACTGGTTGCCGAAGCCACCCTCATGGCCATGATCACGGACCGTGCGGATCGGGTGGAACAGACTGACCGTGCTGACCAGACGGACCGGGTCGACCAGGCCGACCGGGCGGACCAGGCGGACCGGGCGGACCGGGCGGACCGGGCGGACCGGGCGGACCGGGAGGCCCCACAGTGA
- a CDS encoding type II toxin-antitoxin system HicB family antitoxin, which translates to MTCNFTLDFWKEEDWYVGKLREVPGVFSQGKNLEELKTNIKDAYDLVMQETVPTPVKEFESTELSLEVP; encoded by the coding sequence ATGACTTGTAACTTCACTCTGGACTTCTGGAAAGAAGAAGACTGGTACGTTGGTAAACTCCGTGAAGTTCCAGGAGTATTCAGTCAAGGCAAGAATCTTGAAGAACTGAAAACAAACATCAAGGATGCTTACGATTTGGTGATGCAGGAGACCGTACCGACTCCTGTAAAAGAATTTGAATCAACGGAACTGAGCCTGGAAGTACCTTGA
- a CDS encoding thiamine pyrophosphate-requiring protein: protein MTGNEAIAKILKAEGLDWFSCFPHHPLIDACAIEGLRPILCRQERAGVNIADGFSRIRNGKTIGVFMMQMGPGAENAFGGVAQAYADSVPVLLLPGGPPRSRAGADLAFESVENYRGITKWVSNINSAARIPEMMGRAYSLLKQGKPGPVMLEIPGDVGEEEIPDDAFDYTPVKPFKSGASPEDVRDLVSALLNSGCPVISAGQGVLYAEATDALIEFAEWTKTPVMTTLAGKSAFPETHPLSLGTGAASHSLMVAEYLKKTDFFFGIGTSMTSGFKSDVPAGAALAQCVVSHGDLNKEHRVDHGAVGDAGVVLRQLVEEAKRQLDGRPRDDERGDIAEIARLKQAWLAEWEPRFRSVEVPLSPYRVFREIAGVVDAARTIITHDSGYPREQLAPFWETDTPRGYIGWGASTQLGYGLGLAIGAKIADPEKQVVNVMGDAAFGMAGLDVETAVRSEIPIITVILNNGVMTHYDHHMAYASERWGSNRLGGDYAAIGAGLGAYAEKVTTPDQIAPAIRRAVEANREGRPAVIETITKVEEHTSRY from the coding sequence ATGACCGGAAACGAAGCGATTGCGAAGATCCTGAAGGCGGAGGGGCTGGACTGGTTCAGCTGTTTTCCCCACCATCCACTCATCGACGCCTGCGCGATCGAGGGCCTGCGTCCCATTCTCTGCCGACAGGAACGGGCCGGCGTCAACATCGCGGATGGATTCAGCCGGATTCGGAACGGGAAAACCATCGGCGTCTTCATGATGCAGATGGGACCGGGCGCAGAGAACGCCTTCGGCGGGGTGGCCCAGGCCTACGCGGATTCGGTGCCCGTCCTGCTGCTGCCCGGTGGCCCGCCGCGGTCCCGCGCGGGCGCCGACCTTGCCTTCGAATCGGTGGAAAACTACCGGGGCATCACCAAGTGGGTCTCTAACATCAACTCGGCGGCCCGGATTCCAGAAATGATGGGGCGGGCGTACAGCCTGCTGAAGCAGGGCAAGCCGGGGCCGGTCATGCTGGAGATCCCAGGGGACGTGGGAGAGGAGGAGATCCCTGACGACGCCTTTGACTACACCCCCGTAAAACCGTTTAAAAGCGGCGCATCGCCCGAGGACGTCCGGGATCTGGTTTCGGCCCTGCTGAACTCCGGATGCCCGGTCATCAGCGCCGGCCAGGGCGTGCTGTACGCCGAGGCCACCGATGCGTTGATCGAGTTCGCCGAATGGACGAAGACCCCGGTCATGACCACGCTGGCCGGCAAGAGCGCATTCCCCGAAACCCATCCCCTGTCCCTGGGAACGGGAGCGGCTTCCCATTCCCTCATGGTGGCGGAATACCTGAAGAAGACCGATTTCTTCTTCGGCATCGGCACAAGCATGACTTCAGGGTTCAAGTCGGATGTGCCGGCAGGCGCCGCGCTCGCCCAGTGCGTCGTCAGCCACGGGGACCTGAACAAGGAGCACCGCGTCGACCACGGCGCGGTGGGCGACGCGGGGGTGGTGCTTCGGCAACTGGTCGAGGAAGCGAAACGCCAGCTCGACGGGCGGCCCCGGGACGATGAACGGGGCGATATCGCGGAGATCGCCCGGCTGAAGCAGGCGTGGCTGGCCGAATGGGAACCGCGGTTCCGCTCCGTTGAGGTGCCCCTGAGCCCGTACCGCGTGTTCCGAGAGATCGCGGGGGTGGTGGATGCGGCGCGCACGATCATCACCCACGACTCCGGCTATCCGCGGGAGCAACTCGCGCCCTTCTGGGAGACCGATACACCCCGGGGTTACATCGGCTGGGGCGCTTCCACGCAACTGGGTTACGGGCTGGGACTGGCCATCGGCGCCAAGATCGCCGACCCGGAGAAACAGGTCGTCAACGTCATGGGCGACGCCGCTTTCGGCATGGCCGGCCTGGACGTGGAGACCGCCGTGCGTTCGGAGATCCCCATCATCACGGTGATCCTGAACAACGGGGTCATGACCCATTACGACCACCACATGGCCTACGCGTCGGAACGCTGGGGGAGCAACCGCCTGGGCGGGGATTACGCCGCCATCGGAGCCGGGCTGGGCGCTTACGCGGAGAAGGTGACGACGCCCGACCAGATCGCCCCGGCGATCCGGCGGGCGGTGGAAGCCAACCGCGAAGGCCGGCCGGCGGTCATCGAGACGATCACCAAGGTGGAAGAGCACACGTCCAGGTATTAG
- a CDS encoding phytanoyl-CoA dioxygenase family protein translates to MEPHEQYLFDLQGFIVVRNALAPQQVAALNEALDANRDKRKDDTASSTSEALKGKQLRGLYEGMLTWEQPWCRPFREVLANPRIIPYLNTLLGRGWKMDHSPFIFTSAAGTEGLRLHGYGQAEYNGSRSYHYQNGAMRCGLINCQYQLSDVNPGDGGLCVIPGSHKANFTLPDEISRYEADQDIVYHVPMKAGDLVIFNEATTHGTLPWKGQGERRSLFYRYTPKYMHYTGGVYETGLPEWTKELNEAQRAVIEPPYVYHRPLIDDDGRTLSTPRREGE, encoded by the coding sequence ATGGAGCCCCATGAACAGTACCTCTTCGACCTGCAGGGGTTCATCGTGGTGCGCAACGCCCTTGCGCCCCAGCAGGTTGCGGCACTGAACGAGGCCCTGGACGCCAATCGCGACAAGCGGAAGGACGATACGGCGAGCAGCACGAGCGAGGCGCTGAAGGGCAAGCAGCTTCGCGGCCTCTACGAGGGCATGCTGACGTGGGAGCAACCCTGGTGCCGGCCATTCCGCGAGGTGCTGGCCAATCCGAGGATCATCCCTTATCTGAACACCCTGCTGGGCCGAGGGTGGAAGATGGACCACAGTCCCTTCATCTTCACGTCCGCGGCGGGGACCGAGGGACTGCGCCTTCACGGGTACGGACAGGCCGAATACAACGGATCCCGGTCCTACCACTACCAGAACGGCGCTATGCGTTGCGGGCTGATCAACTGCCAGTACCAGCTGAGCGACGTGAACCCGGGCGACGGCGGCCTGTGCGTCATCCCGGGCAGCCACAAGGCGAACTTCACCCTTCCGGACGAAATCTCCCGCTACGAGGCCGATCAGGATATCGTGTACCACGTGCCCATGAAGGCCGGCGACCTGGTCATCTTCAACGAGGCCACGACCCACGGCACGCTGCCCTGGAAGGGGCAGGGAGAGCGCCGCTCGCTGTTCTACCGGTACACCCCGAAGTACATGCATTATACCGGCGGCGTGTACGAAACCGGCCTGCCGGAGTGGACGAAAGAACTCAACGAAGCCCAGCGGGCCGTGATCGAACCGCCCTATGTGTATCACCGTCCCTTGATCGACGACGACGGAAGGACGCTTTCGACCCCTCGGCGCGAGGGAGAGTAA
- the lpxA gene encoding acyl-ACP--UDP-N-acetylglucosamine O-acyltransferase yields MHPTAIVHPDAELGAGCSIGPYTIVEPNVTIGAGTQIASSALIGAHTRIGAECRVYHGAVVGSIPQDQKFIGEQSILEIGDRTSIREFTTLNRGTSALGKTVIGSDTLVMAYVHVAHDCVIGNRVILANGTQLGGHVEIEDFAITGGLVAVHQFVRIGRNAFISGGGMVTKDICPYFKYGHDPLKPVSLNTIGLKRCGFSDESIRTLKQTYRLLHRSSLNISQAVNAVTAEVEQTDEVKYLLAFIDESVLRSKRYGRGLTS; encoded by the coding sequence ATACATCCCACGGCCATCGTGCATCCCGACGCGGAGCTGGGCGCCGGCTGCAGCATCGGTCCCTACACGATCGTGGAACCCAACGTGACCATTGGGGCCGGTACCCAGATTGCATCCAGCGCGCTGATCGGCGCCCATACCCGAATCGGCGCGGAATGCAGGGTCTATCACGGGGCCGTCGTCGGGTCGATCCCCCAGGATCAGAAATTCATCGGCGAGCAGTCCATCCTGGAGATCGGAGACCGGACTTCCATCCGGGAGTTCACCACGCTGAATCGCGGAACGAGCGCGTTGGGGAAGACAGTTATCGGCAGTGATACCCTGGTCATGGCCTATGTGCACGTCGCCCACGACTGCGTGATCGGCAACCGGGTGATCCTCGCCAACGGCACGCAACTGGGCGGCCACGTGGAAATAGAGGATTTTGCCATTACGGGCGGGCTCGTCGCCGTCCACCAGTTCGTCCGGATTGGCCGCAACGCCTTCATCAGCGGCGGCGGCATGGTGACCAAGGACATCTGCCCGTACTTCAAGTATGGACACGATCCGCTCAAGCCCGTTTCACTCAACACCATCGGCCTGAAGCGCTGCGGATTCTCCGACGAATCCATCCGTACGCTCAAGCAGACCTATCGCCTGCTCCACCGGTCCTCTCTCAATATCTCCCAGGCGGTGAATGCGGTGACGGCGGAAGTGGAGCAAACCGACGAAGTCAAGTACCTGCTCGCGTTTATCGACGAAAGCGTCCTGCGGAGCAAGCGATACGGCCGCGGCCTGACATCCTGA
- a CDS encoding DMT family transporter — protein MNRHVTSGRWGLGLVLSLFTIFVWGGLPIVLKIMLISLDAFTMTWYRFVVAAALMALIVYRQGHFALVRRLKGGYVLVFLAAVLGFSCAYVFYPQSLQYISPSAAQVVNQISLLFLLLGAMLLFHERMTLIQVLGLLLLTGGIVLFFNEELAELLSGDSAMIPGILWVTVAALALSTYTLTQKQLLQILPTSVILFLIYLIGSFLILPFVRFESLLAQDARQMILLNASAVISLVAFVTLVESLKHLEVFRVSMVLAAVPMVTVVDMMILAPLLPGLLQPEHLNLLSISGALLVVIGSILGNLRRSVKSG, from the coding sequence ATGAACCGTCACGTCACCAGCGGCCGCTGGGGCCTGGGGCTGGTCCTCAGCCTGTTCACGATCTTTGTATGGGGCGGACTGCCCATCGTCCTGAAAATCATGCTGATCAGCCTGGACGCCTTCACGATGACGTGGTACCGGTTCGTCGTCGCGGCCGCGTTGATGGCGCTGATCGTGTACCGGCAGGGTCATTTCGCCCTGGTCCGTCGACTCAAGGGCGGTTACGTACTGGTCTTCCTCGCGGCGGTGCTCGGGTTCAGCTGCGCGTACGTGTTCTATCCCCAGAGCCTGCAGTACATCTCGCCCAGCGCCGCACAGGTAGTCAACCAGATCTCACTGCTGTTCCTGCTGCTGGGCGCCATGCTGCTCTTTCATGAACGGATGACCCTGATCCAGGTCCTGGGCCTCCTGCTGCTCACGGGCGGGATCGTGCTGTTCTTCAACGAGGAACTGGCGGAACTCCTGTCCGGTGACAGCGCCATGATACCGGGCATTTTGTGGGTGACGGTGGCCGCGCTGGCGCTGTCGACATATACCCTCACCCAGAAGCAGTTGCTGCAGATCCTGCCCACGTCCGTCATCCTGTTCCTGATCTACCTGATCGGTTCGTTTTTAATCCTGCCCTTCGTTCGATTCGAATCGCTGCTGGCGCAGGACGCCCGGCAGATGATCCTGCTCAACGCTTCGGCGGTGATCTCGCTCGTCGCCTTCGTTACGCTGGTGGAATCACTGAAACACCTCGAGGTATTCCGGGTCAGCATGGTCCTGGCGGCCGTGCCCATGGTCACCGTCGTGGACATGATGATCCTGGCGCCGCTCCTTCCCGGCCTGTTGCAGCCGGAACACCTGAATCTGCTCAGCATATCGGGCGCCTTACTCGTCGTCATCGGGTCCATACTCGGCAACCTGCGGCGGTCTGTGAAGTCCGGGTAA
- a CDS encoding phytanoyl-CoA dioxygenase family protein, producing the protein MGEREKYLYDLQGFLVVRSLLSADEVRALNDALDANPDRTGEHGPGGALDGTPLAGPDTQYVHYEGMLTWDPPWCQSFRDLLAHPKLIPYLNTMMGRGWKLDHNIDVLTSKPGAQGTPFHGNSTGMFAGSTYYMYDDGRMRSGLIVCQFYLTDVNPDDGGLTVIPGSHKAHFPMPGYVRHFEDHQEIFHHVTVKAGDLVIFNEATTHGALPWRGKGERRCVLHRYIPKYMHYEGGVYETRLPEWTNELTEAQRAVLEPPYIYNRPLIEDDGESIVRPRREGI; encoded by the coding sequence ATGGGTGAGCGCGAGAAGTACCTCTACGATCTCCAGGGGTTTCTCGTGGTCCGCAGCCTGCTGTCCGCCGATGAGGTTCGGGCACTGAACGACGCCCTGGACGCCAATCCCGACCGGACCGGCGAGCACGGACCGGGCGGTGCGCTGGACGGCACCCCGCTGGCGGGCCCCGACACGCAGTACGTCCACTACGAAGGTATGCTGACCTGGGACCCGCCCTGGTGCCAATCCTTCCGCGACCTGCTCGCCCACCCCAAGCTGATTCCCTATCTGAATACCATGATGGGACGGGGCTGGAAACTGGACCACAACATTGACGTGCTCACTTCGAAGCCGGGCGCCCAGGGCACGCCTTTCCATGGTAACAGCACGGGGATGTTCGCCGGGTCGACCTACTACATGTACGACGACGGCCGCATGCGGAGCGGTCTGATCGTCTGCCAGTTCTACCTGACCGACGTGAACCCGGACGATGGCGGGCTGACCGTGATTCCGGGCAGCCACAAGGCTCATTTCCCCATGCCGGGATACGTCCGACACTTTGAGGACCACCAGGAGATCTTCCATCATGTCACAGTGAAAGCCGGCGACCTTGTAATCTTCAACGAGGCCACGACCCACGGCGCGCTGCCGTGGAGGGGAAAGGGTGAGCGACGCTGCGTGCTTCACCGTTACATCCCGAAATACATGCATTACGAAGGCGGCGTATATGAAACGCGCCTGCCCGAATGGACGAATGAGCTCACCGAAGCCCAGCGCGCGGTCCTGGAACCCCCGTACATCTACAACCGCCCCCTGATCGAGGACGACGGCGAATCGATCGTGCGTCCCCGCAGAGAGGGGATCTGA
- a CDS encoding type II toxin-antitoxin system HicA family toxin, whose amino-acid sequence MKRRAFIKKLTDDGCFLKRHGRRHDLYFNPKNNKWAPVPRHREISESLCKLIRQQLQLNDS is encoded by the coding sequence TTGAAACGAAGAGCGTTTATTAAGAAACTGACGGACGATGGTTGTTTCTTGAAAAGACACGGCAGAAGGCATGATCTCTACTTCAACCCCAAGAACAATAAATGGGCGCCCGTACCGAGACATCGGGAAATCAGCGAGAGCTTGTGTAAACTAATTAGGCAGCAGTTACAACTAAACGACTCATAG
- a CDS encoding M81 family metallopeptidase: MPRILIGTFFQETNDFHPNDTVYEDFSILRGREMLEGPVGLEDLDSLGGVVGGAVHTLSARNDVEIVPTYSAAMGAGGTITQACFERTASELLDVIERHRAGADGVYLNLHGAMAAEIEKDPEGYVLQEVRRIVGPHVPVVASFDMHGTITRRMLSHMDGCAILHTYPHIDWYETGARAAGVLLRILDGARPVIASVYTPTMVRGDELKTATGVHGTFIRYLERLEERDEVLAGGIMLGHPPTDCPEQGSRVVVITDGNRNLAVREALHIGRSFWNMRSHMQCVLHSVEEGIRIAAQAKGTVVFADAADATSSGAPGTSNTILKGFLGSDYRGCVLFPIRDDPAVARAMDAGVGQTITVPLGGTRDPRFTPVEVTATVEVLDRRDDVPIAVLQCRNITIFLAASGPLLCDRWMYPAFGQDPKRFDVVVKKLPHTPDEWYDDWAERTLTIDSPGAASPNIPTLGHQYVPRPIYPLDPDMTFTPEVEVIE, encoded by the coding sequence ATGCCCAGGATCCTGATCGGCACCTTCTTCCAGGAAACCAACGACTTCCATCCCAACGATACGGTGTACGAGGACTTCAGTATCCTGCGTGGCCGAGAGATGCTGGAGGGTCCGGTCGGCCTTGAGGACCTGGACAGCCTGGGTGGCGTGGTCGGTGGGGCCGTCCATACCCTTTCCGCCCGGAATGACGTGGAAATCGTGCCCACCTACAGCGCCGCCATGGGCGCGGGCGGCACGATCACGCAGGCGTGCTTCGAGCGGACCGCGTCGGAGTTGCTCGACGTGATCGAACGGCACAGGGCCGGTGCCGACGGCGTGTACCTGAACCTGCACGGCGCCATGGCCGCGGAAATCGAAAAGGATCCGGAAGGATACGTCCTGCAGGAGGTGCGCCGGATCGTCGGACCCCACGTGCCCGTGGTCGCTTCCTTCGACATGCACGGCACAATCACCCGACGCATGCTGTCCCACATGGACGGCTGCGCCATCCTGCACACCTATCCCCACATCGACTGGTACGAAACGGGCGCCCGGGCCGCCGGGGTGCTGCTGCGCATCCTCGACGGGGCCCGGCCCGTGATCGCCAGCGTGTATACGCCCACCATGGTCAGAGGCGACGAACTCAAGACGGCCACCGGCGTGCACGGCACGTTCATCCGGTACCTGGAGCGCCTGGAGGAACGGGACGAAGTACTCGCCGGGGGGATCATGCTGGGCCACCCGCCGACGGACTGCCCGGAACAGGGCTCCCGCGTCGTCGTGATCACGGACGGCAACCGGAACCTGGCGGTGCGGGAGGCCCTGCATATCGGCCGGAGCTTTTGGAACATGCGGTCCCACATGCAGTGCGTGCTGCACAGTGTAGAGGAGGGCATCCGCATCGCCGCGCAGGCGAAAGGAACGGTCGTTTTCGCCGATGCGGCCGACGCCACCAGTTCGGGCGCGCCGGGCACAAGCAACACCATCCTGAAGGGGTTCCTCGGGAGCGATTATCGCGGCTGTGTGCTGTTCCCCATCCGCGACGATCCCGCGGTCGCGCGCGCCATGGATGCGGGCGTCGGACAGACTATTACCGTCCCCCTGGGCGGAACGCGGGACCCCCGCTTTACCCCGGTGGAAGTCACCGCGACGGTCGAAGTACTGGACCGGCGGGACGACGTTCCCATCGCGGTGCTGCAGTGCCGGAACATCACGATTTTCCTGGCGGCTTCCGGTCCCCTGCTGTGCGACCGGTGGATGTATCCCGCCTTCGGCCAGGACCCGAAACGCTTCGACGTCGTGGTCAAGAAGCTGCCCCATACGCCGGACGAGTGGTACGACGACTGGGCGGAACGAACCCTCACCATCGATTCGCCGGGGGCGGCGAGCCCCAACATCCCCACGCTTGGCCACCAGTACGTCCCCCGACCCATCTATCCCCTCGACCCCGACATGACCTTCACGCCGGAAGTGGAGGTGATCGAATAA
- a CDS encoding amidohydrolase, whose translation MPRRLTRALLILGMLSVTNMPLPAAAQQDNVAARQENVAALVAKHRTEAIRMREHIHRNPELSNREFKTAALVADHLTALGIEIRTGVAHTGVVGVLKGGRPGPVVAIRADMDALPVTEETVLPFRSTVRTTYLGQEVGVMHACGHDVHTAVQMGVASVLAEMKDDLPGTVKFIFQPAEEGAPPGEEGGADLMVREKVLENPAPEAIFGLHALPSLDVGTVGYTIGPAFAAVDHFTIKVRGKQAHGARPEEGIDPVVMASEIVFALQTIRSRTLSPLEPSVVTVGIFRGGERFNIIPREVHLEGTVRTYNPVVRDTVERRMKSILEGITAAYGGSFVLDYDRGTPSVINDPGLSREMAGYLTGAPGVEQVLELPPTMGGEDFAYFANEIPGFFYRLGTTKPGQPSGGLHTPTMTADSGSVGVGMRVMTHLVLEFLNARAPRSDR comes from the coding sequence ATGCCGAGAAGACTGACGCGGGCGCTGCTCATCCTGGGCATGTTGTCTGTCACGAACATGCCGCTGCCCGCGGCCGCCCAGCAGGATAACGTGGCCGCCCGGCAGGAAAACGTGGCCGCTCTGGTGGCGAAGCACCGGACGGAAGCCATCCGCATGCGAGAGCATATCCACCGGAACCCGGAACTGAGCAACCGGGAGTTCAAGACGGCGGCGCTGGTGGCGGATCATCTCACCGCACTCGGCATCGAGATCCGGACCGGCGTCGCCCATACCGGCGTGGTGGGCGTGCTTAAAGGCGGCCGGCCGGGTCCGGTGGTGGCCATCCGGGCGGACATGGACGCGCTGCCCGTGACGGAGGAGACGGTATTGCCTTTCCGGTCGACCGTGCGGACGACCTACCTGGGCCAGGAAGTGGGCGTCATGCACGCCTGCGGCCACGATGTACACACCGCTGTACAAATGGGCGTCGCTTCCGTGCTGGCCGAGATGAAGGACGACCTGCCCGGCACCGTCAAGTTCATCTTCCAGCCGGCGGAAGAAGGCGCGCCTCCCGGTGAAGAGGGCGGCGCGGACCTGATGGTGCGCGAGAAAGTGCTCGAAAACCCCGCGCCCGAGGCGATTTTCGGTCTCCATGCGCTGCCCTCCCTCGACGTGGGCACCGTCGGATACACCATCGGGCCGGCCTTCGCCGCCGTGGATCATTTCACCATCAAAGTCCGGGGTAAGCAGGCCCACGGCGCCCGTCCCGAAGAGGGCATCGACCCGGTCGTCATGGCTTCCGAGATCGTATTCGCCCTGCAGACGATCCGGTCGCGCACCCTGTCGCCCCTCGAGCCCAGTGTGGTCACGGTGGGTATCTTCCGCGGCGGCGAGCGCTTTAACATCATTCCCCGGGAAGTCCATCTCGAGGGGACGGTGCGCACCTACAATCCCGTGGTGAGGGACACGGTGGAGCGCCGGATGAAATCCATCCTGGAAGGCATAACCGCGGCCTATGGCGGTTCCTTCGTACTTGACTACGACCGCGGGACCCCTTCCGTGATCAACGACCCGGGCCTGTCCCGAGAAATGGCCGGCTACCTGACGGGTGCGCCCGGCGTCGAGCAGGTGCTCGAACTGCCCCCGACCATGGGCGGCGAGGACTTCGCCTATTTCGCCAACGAGATTCCCGGATTCTTCTACCGGCTCGGTACCACCAAACCAGGCCAGCCTTCGGGCGGACTGCACACCCCGACCATGACGGCGGACAGCGGATCCGTGGGAGTGGGCATGCGCGTGATGACCCACCTGGTGCTGGAGTTCCTGAACGCCCGGGCGCCGCGGTCCGATCGGTAG